Proteins found in one Sardina pilchardus chromosome 11, fSarPil1.1, whole genome shotgun sequence genomic segment:
- the LOC134095423 gene encoding cleavage and polyadenylation specificity factor subunit 7-like isoform X3, producing MDAHLRSNAVANFYPDFQEGDFMGSVDPNDLYDDVVTGSVDQRRMSGGDVRTHKDLEKHDNPKPLITYSYSGGQTKRLSVYVGNFSWWTSDTDLLNLASTMGVKDILEIKFAENRANGQSRGYAELVVSTEASLQKLLETMPQCHINGERVDCRFATRQNLAVFETLANKRIPQRSNSKSESEAAADNRPNFPSSSEPCPPSHAPLVMPPHPHVNKLPSIAMPFYGRPPPLYPPPHPPPLLLPPPIPPPLYPPPPPHIPTHQPPPALHLNPAFFPPPQESYSNNPPPYTRQSREREDSTPPLPDSEYDELMNRNKTIASSAISKAVAGAAAGDVSLAVETLLTAIAVIKQSRVYSDERCRALVTSLKDCLFSIESKSYGSRKKHRSRERERSRDREHRDRDRERERDRDRDREGSYSQNWEAGGMSRRYRDRSLSAERDRERMRAPRDRHREHRDRHR from the exons ATGGATGCCCATTTGCGATCAAATGCTGTGGCTAATTTCTACCCGGATTTCCAG GAAGGGGACTTCATGGGTTCAGTGGATCCAAATGATCTTTACGATGATGTAGTAACTGGTTCTGTGGATCAGAGAAGGATGTCAGGAGGGGACGTCAGGACACACAAAGACCTGGAGAAACATGATAATCCCAAACCACTAATAACATATAGCTACAGTGGGGGACAGACCAAGAGGCTTTCAGTCTATGTTGGAAACTTCTCCTGG tggaCCTCAGACACAGATCTGTTAAACTTGGCAAGCACGATGGGAGTCAAGGACATTTTGGAAATCAAGTTTGCAGAGAATCGAGCTAATGGCCAGTCCAGAGG CTACGCTGAGCTTGTGGTGTCCACTGAGGCTTCTTTGCAAAAATTGTTGGAGACCATGCCACAGTGTCACATCAACGGAGAGAGGGTGGACTGCCGTTTTGCCACACGGCAGAACCTTGCAGTGTTTGAAACACTGGCAAACAAAC GTATTCCGCAGCGTTCCAACTCCAAGTCAGAGTCAGAGGCAGCGGCCGACAACCGCCCCAACTTCCCTTCCTCTTCTGAGCCATGCCCCCCCAGCCATGCACCGCTTGTGATGCCACCACATCCCCATGTCAACAAGCTCCCATCTATCGCTATGCCATTTTACGGCCGACCACCCCCTCtatacccccctccccatcccccgcCACTCCTCTTACCACCACCAATACCTCCTCCACTttacccacccccacccccacacatccccacacaccAGCCCCCACCCGCTCTGCATCTCAACCCAGCCTTCTTCCCCCCTCCTCAGGAGAGCTACAGCAACAACCCACCACCCTACACCCGACAAAG TAGGGAGAGGGAGGACTCCACACCTCCACTGCCTGACAGCGAATATGATGAGCTgatgaacagaaacaaaaccatcGCCAGTAGCGCCATCAGCAAGGCTGTGGCAGGAGCCGCTGCAG GAGATGTGTCCCTGGCTGTAGAGACCCTCCTCACTGCTATTGCCGTCATTAAACAGTCTCGAGTGTATAGTGATGAACGCTGTCGGGCTTTAGTGACTTCGCTGAAAGACTGCCTCTTCTCCATTGAGAGCAAGTCTTACGGCTcaag GAAGAAACATCGATCACGTGAGAGGGAACGCTCACGCGACAGGGAACACCGGGACCGGGACAGGGAGCGAGAGCGTGATCGGGACCGAGACCGGGAGGGCTCCTACAGTCAAAACTGGGAAGCAGGAGGAATGTCCCGCCGTTACAGAGACCGTTCTCTTAGCGCCGAGAGAGACCGGGAGCGGATGCGGGCGCCGCGAGACCGGCATCGAGAACACCGGGATCGACACCGCTAG
- the LOC134095423 gene encoding cleavage and polyadenylation specificity factor subunit 7-like isoform X1, with protein MAASAAPDGLAPELIDIYDDFNQNNGEEGDFMGSVDPNDLYDDVVTGSVDQRRMSGGDVRTHKDLEKHDNPKPLITYSYSGGQTKRLSVYVGNFSWWTSDTDLLNLASTMGVKDILEIKFAENRANGQSRGYAELVVSTEASLQKLLETMPQCHINGERVDCRFATRQNLAVFETLANKRIPQRSNSKSESEAAADNRPNFPSSSEPCPPSHAPLVMPPHPHVNKLPSIAMPFYGRPPPLYPPPHPPPLLLPPPIPPPLYPPPPPHIPTHQPPPALHLNPAFFPPPQESYSNNPPPYTRQSREREDSTPPLPDSEYDELMNRNKTIASSAISKAVAGAAAGDVSLAVETLLTAIAVIKQSRVYSDERCRALVTSLKDCLFSIESKSYGSRKKHRSRERERSRDREHRDRDRERERDRDRDREGSYSQNWEAGGMSRRYRDRSLSAERDRERMRAPRDRHREHRDRHR; from the exons ATGGCGGCGTCTGCAGCGCCGGATGGTCTAGCGCCAGAACTTATAGATATCTACGACGACTTCAATCAAAACAATGGGGAG GAAGGGGACTTCATGGGTTCAGTGGATCCAAATGATCTTTACGATGATGTAGTAACTGGTTCTGTGGATCAGAGAAGGATGTCAGGAGGGGACGTCAGGACACACAAAGACCTGGAGAAACATGATAATCCCAAACCACTAATAACATATAGCTACAGTGGGGGACAGACCAAGAGGCTTTCAGTCTATGTTGGAAACTTCTCCTGG tggaCCTCAGACACAGATCTGTTAAACTTGGCAAGCACGATGGGAGTCAAGGACATTTTGGAAATCAAGTTTGCAGAGAATCGAGCTAATGGCCAGTCCAGAGG CTACGCTGAGCTTGTGGTGTCCACTGAGGCTTCTTTGCAAAAATTGTTGGAGACCATGCCACAGTGTCACATCAACGGAGAGAGGGTGGACTGCCGTTTTGCCACACGGCAGAACCTTGCAGTGTTTGAAACACTGGCAAACAAAC GTATTCCGCAGCGTTCCAACTCCAAGTCAGAGTCAGAGGCAGCGGCCGACAACCGCCCCAACTTCCCTTCCTCTTCTGAGCCATGCCCCCCCAGCCATGCACCGCTTGTGATGCCACCACATCCCCATGTCAACAAGCTCCCATCTATCGCTATGCCATTTTACGGCCGACCACCCCCTCtatacccccctccccatcccccgcCACTCCTCTTACCACCACCAATACCTCCTCCACTttacccacccccacccccacacatccccacacaccAGCCCCCACCCGCTCTGCATCTCAACCCAGCCTTCTTCCCCCCTCCTCAGGAGAGCTACAGCAACAACCCACCACCCTACACCCGACAAAG TAGGGAGAGGGAGGACTCCACACCTCCACTGCCTGACAGCGAATATGATGAGCTgatgaacagaaacaaaaccatcGCCAGTAGCGCCATCAGCAAGGCTGTGGCAGGAGCCGCTGCAG GAGATGTGTCCCTGGCTGTAGAGACCCTCCTCACTGCTATTGCCGTCATTAAACAGTCTCGAGTGTATAGTGATGAACGCTGTCGGGCTTTAGTGACTTCGCTGAAAGACTGCCTCTTCTCCATTGAGAGCAAGTCTTACGGCTcaag GAAGAAACATCGATCACGTGAGAGGGAACGCTCACGCGACAGGGAACACCGGGACCGGGACAGGGAGCGAGAGCGTGATCGGGACCGAGACCGGGAGGGCTCCTACAGTCAAAACTGGGAAGCAGGAGGAATGTCCCGCCGTTACAGAGACCGTTCTCTTAGCGCCGAGAGAGACCGGGAGCGGATGCGGGCGCCGCGAGACCGGCATCGAGAACACCGGGATCGACACCGCTAG
- the LOC134095423 gene encoding cleavage and polyadenylation specificity factor subunit 7-like isoform X2: MAASAAPDGLAPELIDIYDDFNQNNGEEGDFMGSVDPNDLYDDVVTGSVDQRRMSGGDVRTHKDLEKHDNPKPLITYSYSGGQTKRLSVYVGNFSWWTSDTDLLNLASTMGVKDILEIKFAENRANGQSRGYAELVVSTEASLQKLLETMPQCHINGERVDCRFATRQNLAVFETLANKRIPQRSNSKSESEAAADNRPNFPSSSEPCPPSHAPLVMPPHPHVNKLPSIAMPFYGRPPPLYPPPHPPPLLLPPPIPPPLYPPPPPHIPTHQPPPALHLNPAFFPPPQESYSNNPPPYTRQREREDSTPPLPDSEYDELMNRNKTIASSAISKAVAGAAAGDVSLAVETLLTAIAVIKQSRVYSDERCRALVTSLKDCLFSIESKSYGSRKKHRSRERERSRDREHRDRDRERERDRDRDREGSYSQNWEAGGMSRRYRDRSLSAERDRERMRAPRDRHREHRDRHR, translated from the exons ATGGCGGCGTCTGCAGCGCCGGATGGTCTAGCGCCAGAACTTATAGATATCTACGACGACTTCAATCAAAACAATGGGGAG GAAGGGGACTTCATGGGTTCAGTGGATCCAAATGATCTTTACGATGATGTAGTAACTGGTTCTGTGGATCAGAGAAGGATGTCAGGAGGGGACGTCAGGACACACAAAGACCTGGAGAAACATGATAATCCCAAACCACTAATAACATATAGCTACAGTGGGGGACAGACCAAGAGGCTTTCAGTCTATGTTGGAAACTTCTCCTGG tggaCCTCAGACACAGATCTGTTAAACTTGGCAAGCACGATGGGAGTCAAGGACATTTTGGAAATCAAGTTTGCAGAGAATCGAGCTAATGGCCAGTCCAGAGG CTACGCTGAGCTTGTGGTGTCCACTGAGGCTTCTTTGCAAAAATTGTTGGAGACCATGCCACAGTGTCACATCAACGGAGAGAGGGTGGACTGCCGTTTTGCCACACGGCAGAACCTTGCAGTGTTTGAAACACTGGCAAACAAAC GTATTCCGCAGCGTTCCAACTCCAAGTCAGAGTCAGAGGCAGCGGCCGACAACCGCCCCAACTTCCCTTCCTCTTCTGAGCCATGCCCCCCCAGCCATGCACCGCTTGTGATGCCACCACATCCCCATGTCAACAAGCTCCCATCTATCGCTATGCCATTTTACGGCCGACCACCCCCTCtatacccccctccccatcccccgcCACTCCTCTTACCACCACCAATACCTCCTCCACTttacccacccccacccccacacatccccacacaccAGCCCCCACCCGCTCTGCATCTCAACCCAGCCTTCTTCCCCCCTCCTCAGGAGAGCTACAGCAACAACCCACCACCCTACACCCGACAAAG GGAGAGGGAGGACTCCACACCTCCACTGCCTGACAGCGAATATGATGAGCTgatgaacagaaacaaaaccatcGCCAGTAGCGCCATCAGCAAGGCTGTGGCAGGAGCCGCTGCAG GAGATGTGTCCCTGGCTGTAGAGACCCTCCTCACTGCTATTGCCGTCATTAAACAGTCTCGAGTGTATAGTGATGAACGCTGTCGGGCTTTAGTGACTTCGCTGAAAGACTGCCTCTTCTCCATTGAGAGCAAGTCTTACGGCTcaag GAAGAAACATCGATCACGTGAGAGGGAACGCTCACGCGACAGGGAACACCGGGACCGGGACAGGGAGCGAGAGCGTGATCGGGACCGAGACCGGGAGGGCTCCTACAGTCAAAACTGGGAAGCAGGAGGAATGTCCCGCCGTTACAGAGACCGTTCTCTTAGCGCCGAGAGAGACCGGGAGCGGATGCGGGCGCCGCGAGACCGGCATCGAGAACACCGGGATCGACACCGCTAG
- the polr2l gene encoding DNA-directed RNA polymerases I, II, and III subunit RPABC5 — protein MIIPVRCFTCGKIVGNKWEAYLGLLQAEYTEGDALDALGLKRYCCRRMLLSHVDLIEKLLNYAPLEK, from the exons ATGATTATTCCGGTGCGGTGTTTCACGTGTGGGAAAATCGTTGGCAATAAATGGGAGGCTTATTTGGGTCTGCTACAGGCTGAATATACAGAAgg TGATGCTCTCGACGCTCTTGGGCTGAAGAGATATTGCTGTCGAAGAATGCTGCTGTCTCACGTGGATCTCATTGAAAAGCTGCTGAATTACGCACCCCTTGAGAAATAA
- the LOC134095423 gene encoding cleavage and polyadenylation specificity factor subunit 7-like isoform X4: MGSVDPNDLYDDVVTGSVDQRRMSGGDVRTHKDLEKHDNPKPLITYSYSGGQTKRLSVYVGNFSWWTSDTDLLNLASTMGVKDILEIKFAENRANGQSRGYAELVVSTEASLQKLLETMPQCHINGERVDCRFATRQNLAVFETLANKRIPQRSNSKSESEAAADNRPNFPSSSEPCPPSHAPLVMPPHPHVNKLPSIAMPFYGRPPPLYPPPHPPPLLLPPPIPPPLYPPPPPHIPTHQPPPALHLNPAFFPPPQESYSNNPPPYTRQSREREDSTPPLPDSEYDELMNRNKTIASSAISKAVAGAAAGDVSLAVETLLTAIAVIKQSRVYSDERCRALVTSLKDCLFSIESKSYGSRKKHRSRERERSRDREHRDRDRERERDRDRDREGSYSQNWEAGGMSRRYRDRSLSAERDRERMRAPRDRHREHRDRHR; this comes from the exons ATGGGTTCAGTGGATCCAAATGATCTTTACGATGATGTAGTAACTGGTTCTGTGGATCAGAGAAGGATGTCAGGAGGGGACGTCAGGACACACAAAGACCTGGAGAAACATGATAATCCCAAACCACTAATAACATATAGCTACAGTGGGGGACAGACCAAGAGGCTTTCAGTCTATGTTGGAAACTTCTCCTGG tggaCCTCAGACACAGATCTGTTAAACTTGGCAAGCACGATGGGAGTCAAGGACATTTTGGAAATCAAGTTTGCAGAGAATCGAGCTAATGGCCAGTCCAGAGG CTACGCTGAGCTTGTGGTGTCCACTGAGGCTTCTTTGCAAAAATTGTTGGAGACCATGCCACAGTGTCACATCAACGGAGAGAGGGTGGACTGCCGTTTTGCCACACGGCAGAACCTTGCAGTGTTTGAAACACTGGCAAACAAAC GTATTCCGCAGCGTTCCAACTCCAAGTCAGAGTCAGAGGCAGCGGCCGACAACCGCCCCAACTTCCCTTCCTCTTCTGAGCCATGCCCCCCCAGCCATGCACCGCTTGTGATGCCACCACATCCCCATGTCAACAAGCTCCCATCTATCGCTATGCCATTTTACGGCCGACCACCCCCTCtatacccccctccccatcccccgcCACTCCTCTTACCACCACCAATACCTCCTCCACTttacccacccccacccccacacatccccacacaccAGCCCCCACCCGCTCTGCATCTCAACCCAGCCTTCTTCCCCCCTCCTCAGGAGAGCTACAGCAACAACCCACCACCCTACACCCGACAAAG TAGGGAGAGGGAGGACTCCACACCTCCACTGCCTGACAGCGAATATGATGAGCTgatgaacagaaacaaaaccatcGCCAGTAGCGCCATCAGCAAGGCTGTGGCAGGAGCCGCTGCAG GAGATGTGTCCCTGGCTGTAGAGACCCTCCTCACTGCTATTGCCGTCATTAAACAGTCTCGAGTGTATAGTGATGAACGCTGTCGGGCTTTAGTGACTTCGCTGAAAGACTGCCTCTTCTCCATTGAGAGCAAGTCTTACGGCTcaag GAAGAAACATCGATCACGTGAGAGGGAACGCTCACGCGACAGGGAACACCGGGACCGGGACAGGGAGCGAGAGCGTGATCGGGACCGAGACCGGGAGGGCTCCTACAGTCAAAACTGGGAAGCAGGAGGAATGTCCCGCCGTTACAGAGACCGTTCTCTTAGCGCCGAGAGAGACCGGGAGCGGATGCGGGCGCCGCGAGACCGGCATCGAGAACACCGGGATCGACACCGCTAG